One segment of Desulfosudis oleivorans Hxd3 DNA contains the following:
- a CDS encoding TRAP transporter small permease, producing the protein MGHFVKALISQLADKANWLAGASIVAMMMVTVIDVVLRFFRCPIPGTYDVVGLLGALAISLSLGYTSAQKGHIAVDFLVSRFSEKVARGIHLFNNLVATVFFAAVSWQCLLYAASLKRAGEVSPTLKLPTYPFLIGIAAGFILLCCVLLAESVQSSPAKGGK; encoded by the coding sequence ATGGGACATTTTGTCAAAGCCCTGATCAGCCAGCTGGCCGACAAGGCCAACTGGCTGGCCGGGGCATCCATTGTGGCCATGATGATGGTCACCGTGATCGACGTGGTGCTCCGGTTTTTCCGGTGCCCCATACCCGGCACCTACGACGTGGTGGGCCTGCTGGGGGCACTGGCCATTTCGCTTTCCCTGGGCTACACATCGGCCCAGAAAGGCCACATTGCCGTTGATTTTCTGGTTTCCCGGTTTTCCGAAAAAGTGGCGCGCGGTATTCACCTGTTCAACAACCTGGTGGCCACGGTTTTTTTTGCCGCCGTCTCCTGGCAGTGTCTTCTCTACGCGGCCAGCCTGAAGCGGGCCGGTGAGGTCTCGCCCACCCTGAAGCTGCCGACCTATCCGTTTCTTATCGGCATAGCGGCGGGGTTTATTCTGCTCTGTTGCGTGCTGCTGGCAGAGAGCGTGCAGTCTTCACCGGCAAAGGGGGGGAAATGA